Proteins from a genomic interval of Pecten maximus chromosome 13, xPecMax1.1, whole genome shotgun sequence:
- the LOC117341208 gene encoding nephrin-like: MTGQNWSSTGIARSRLEFTIDKSYNKQQCVCTATHHGIVFDEEALQFNVIYPPAGSVVLSPPRAYTSITGKIVTLYWQVEEGNPLATLSWQCKGSPRTGQNRTNAGIARSRLQLTIDKSYHRQQCVCTAKHQASPNGVYGTESVQFNVIYPPSGPMWMIPSDRKTVQSNAIETIDCQVKGGNPLATISWRCKGSPEIGKNLIKKDVSSSRLEITIDKSYHQQQCVCTASHQAVSKRVFGQKSVEFNVIYGPFIRLNQSEVVLEGESLTRTCSAYGNPKPTTFWYHDGNALGTKKTLQFLSIDRQDAGNYTCIATATHDNLSLSSSKALNIIVQYGPDVDLSITNATENRTNLRLNCTANGVPTNYTYRWIHKIGSTVIRDSFDHVTNLGSMSTLTIPTVSLQDMGMYICEVENGIPGRNGQIVQTGQGFMSVTGCTFFSDMEHFRLKPIK; encoded by the exons ATGACTGGACAGAATTGGAGCAGTACAGGTATTGCTCGGTCCAGACTGGAATTTACAATAGACAAATCCTACAACAAACAACAGTGTGTGTGTACCGCCACACACCACGGCATAGTGTTTGATGAAGAGGCCCTGCAGTTTAACGTGATTT ATCCACCAGCAGGAAGCGTCGTTTTGTCGCCACCTAGAGCATACACCAGTATTACCGGTAAAATAGTGACACTCTATTGGCAAGTAGAGGAAGGTAACCCCCTGGCTACACTCTCGTGGCAATGCAAGGGGTCACCAAGGACCGGACAGAATAGGACCAATGCCGGCATTGCTAGGTCCAGACTGCAATTAACAATAGACAAATCCTACCACCGACAACAGTGTGTGTGTACCGCCAAACACCAGGCCAGTCCTAATGGAGTGTACGGTACAGAGTCTGTGCAGTTCAATGTGATTT ATCCGCCTTCAGGACCAATGTGGATGATTCCCTCGGACAGAAAGACCGTTCAGTCAAATGCAATAGAAACGATTGACTGTCaggtaaagggaggtaaccctcTGGCCACAATAAGCTGGCGGTGTAAGGGATCACCAGAGATCGGAAAGAATCTCATCAAGAAAGATGTATCTTCGTCCAGACTGGAAATCACTATAGACAAATCCTACCACCAACAGCAGTGTGTGTGTACCGCCAGTCATCAGGCCGTTTCTAAAAGAGTGTTCGGTCAAAAGTCTGTGGAGTTTAATGTCATTT ACGGACCATTCATCAGACTAAATCAATCTGAAGTCGTCCTTGAGGGTGAGAGCTTGACAAGAACGTGTTCAGCTTACGGTAATCCAAAACCAACGACATTCTGGTACCATGACGGCAACGCTCTAGGGACAAAGAAGACCCTTCAGTTCCTAAGTATAGACAGACAGGACGCGGGGAACTACACATGTATTGCTACGGCTACACACGACAATCTGTCACTGAGCTCTTCGAAAGCGCTCAACATTATCGTTCAGT ATGGGCCCGATGTTGATCTTTCTATCACAAATGCAACAGAAAATAGAACGAATCTTCGCCTGAATTGCACAGCTAATGGCGTACCTACAAACTACACGTACAGATGGATACACAAGATTGGGTCTACTGTCATCCGAGACTCATTTGACCACGTGACGAATTTAGGGTCAATGAGTACACTGACCATACCAACAGTGAGTCTCCAGGACATGGGGATGTATATATGTGAGGTGGAGAATGGGATTCCAGGGAGAAATGGACAGATCGTACAGACGGGACAGGGATTTATGTCAGTGACAGGTTGTACATTCTTTAGTGATATGGAACACTTTCGTTTGAAACCAATTAAATAA
- the LOC117340538 gene encoding nephrin-like: protein MMELIVLVVVFVPCLCTDPPTRSVVLSPSGTYTNLTGTTVTLDCQVEGGNPLATLSLECKGTPMTGQNGTNADIAWSRLELTIDESYHRRQCVCTAKHQASPNGVYGTESVEFNVIYSPPGSVVLSPSGTYTSITGKTVTLDCHVAGGNPLATLSWECKGTPLAGKNVTNVGLTRSRLELTIDESYHRQQCVCTAKHQASPNGVYGTESVEFNVIYPPTRSVVLSPSGTYTNITGTIVTFYCQVEGGNPLATLSWECKGTPMTWQNGTNAGIARSRLELTIDKSYHRRQCVCTATHQGRVFDERAVQFDVIYPPSGSVILSPSGTYTNHIGTTVTLDCHVAGGNPLATLSWECKGTPLAGKNVTNVGLTRSRLELKIDESYNRQQCVCTAKHQASHNGVYGTESVEFNVIYPPTKSVVLSPSGTYTNITGTTVTLNCQVEGGNPLATLSWECKGTPKTGQNGTNAGIARSRLELTIDESYHRRQCVCTATHQGRVFDERAVQFDFHHLEASSCRHLEHTPIISVQQ, encoded by the exons ATGATGGAATTAATTGTTCTTGTTGTAGTCTTTGTGCCTTGtctctgtacag ATCCACCAACAAGAAGCGTCGTTTTGTCGCCATCTGGAACATACACCAATCTTACCGGTACAACAGTGACACTCGATTGTCAAGTAGAGGGAGGTAACCCCCTGGCTACACTCTCGTTGGAATGCAAGGGGACACCAATGACCGGGCAGAATGGGACCAACGCCGATATAGCTTGGTCTAGACTGGAATTAACAATCGACGAATCCTACCACCGACGGCAGTGTGTGTGTACCGCCAAACACCAGGCCAGTCCTAATGGAGTGTACGGTACAGAGTCTGTGGAGTTTAATGTGATTT attcACCACCTGGAAGCGTCGTTTTGTCGCCATCTGGAACATACACCAGTATTACCGGTAAAACAGTGACACTCGATTGTCACGTAGCGGGAGGTAACCCCCTGGCTACACTATCGTGGGAATGTAAGGGGACACCACTAGCAGGGAAGAATGTGACCAATGTCGGCCTTACCAGGTCTAGACTGGAACTAACAATCGACGAATCCTACCACCGACAACAGTGTGTGTGTACCGCCAAACACCAGGCCAGTCCTAATGGAGTGTACGGTACAGAGTCTGTGGAGTTTAATGTGATTT ATCCACCAACAAGAAGTGTCGTGTTGTCGCCATCAGgaacatacaccaatataacCGGTACAATAGTGACATTCTATTGTCAAGTAGAGGGAGGTAACCCCCTGGCTACACTATCGTGGGAATGTAAGGGTACACCAATGACCTGGCAGAATGGGACCAATGCCGGCATTGCTAGGTCAAGACTGGAATTAACAATCGACAAATCCTACCACCGACGGCAGTGTGTGTGTACTGCCACACACCAGGGTAGGGTGTTCGATGAAAGGGCTGTGCAGTTTGATGTGATTT ATCCACCATCTGGAAGCGTCATCTTGTCGCCATCTGGAACATACACCAATCATATCGGTACAACAGTGACACTCGATTGTCACGTAGCGGGAGGTAACCCCCTGGCTACACTATCGTGGGAATGTAAGGGGACACCACTAGCAGGGAAGAATGTGACCAATGTCGGCCTTACCAGGTCTAGACTGGAACTAAAAATCGACGAATCCTACAACCGACAACAGTGTGTATGTACCGCTAAACACCAGGCCAGTCATAATGGAGTGTACGGTACAGAGTCTGTGGAGTTTAATGTGATTT ATCCACCAACAAAAAGTGTCGTGTTGTCGCCATCTGGAACATACACCAATATTACCGGTACAACAGTGACACTCAATTGTCAAGTAGAGGGAGGTAACCCCCTGGCTACACTATCGTGGGAATGTAAGGGGACACCAAAGACCGGGCAGAATGGGACCAATGCCGGCATTGCTAGGTCAAGACTGGAATTAACAATCGACGAATCCTACCACCGACGGCAGTGTGTGTGTACTGCCACACACCAGGGTAGGGTGTTCGATGAAAGGGCTGTGCAGTTTGAT TTCCACCATCTGGAAGCTTCATCTTGTCGCCATCTGGAACATACACCAATCATATCGGTACAACAGTGA
- the LOC117340537 gene encoding nephrin-like: MELIVLVVIFVPCLCIGADVELTTSSSSVNEGESLTLTCSVSVDGVVDATFFEDGGKYLGYVKLVDGRCEDARNNTCKQQCSCSGDGRTFFWTISNLDRSMDGRGFICGVNSTKAIYSSVRRIRVLYPPTGSVILSPSGTYTNVTGTTVALDCQVKGGNPLATLSWECKGSPRTGHSWTNSGIARSRLQLTIDESYHRRQCVCTAKHQGSVFHEGAVEFNVIYPPTRSVVLSPSGTYTSITGTTVTLDCRVEGGNPLATLSLECKGTPMTGQNGTNAGVTRSRLELTIDESYHRRQCVCTATHQASPNGVYGTESVEFNVICKYDIFFLHNLC, encoded by the exons ATGGAATTAATTGTTCTTGTTGTAATCTTTGTGCCTTGTCTCTGTATAG GTGCTGATGTAGAGCTGACAACCTCCTCCTCTTCTGTCAATGAAGGAGAGTCCCTCACCTTGACCTGTTCTGTGAGTGTGGACGGTGTTGTAGATGCCACGTTTTTTGAGGATGGTGGGAAATATCTAGGTTATGTAAAGCTGGTTGACGGAAGGTGTGAGGACGCTAGAAACAACACCTGTAAACAACAGTGTTCCTGCTCAGGAGATGGTAGAACCTTTTTCTGGACGATTTCAAACTTGGATAGATCGATGGACGGAAGAGGGTTCATATGTGGTGTTAACTCTACTAAAGCTATATACAGCAGTGTACGTCGGATCCGTGTGCTAT atcCACCAACTGGAAGCGTCATTTTGTCGCCATCTGGAACATACACCAATGTTACCGGTACAACAGTGGCACTCGATTGTCaagtaaagggaggtaacccccTGGCTACACTATCGTGGGAATGCAAGGGGTCACCAAGGACCGGACATAGCTGGACCAATTCCGGCATTGCTAGGTCCAGACTGCAGTTAACAATCGACGAATCCTACCACCGACGGCAGTGTGTGTGTACCGCAAAACACCAGGGTAGTGTGTTCCATGAAGGGGCTGTGGAGTTTAATGTGATTT ATCCACCAACAAGAAGCGTCGTGTTGTCGCCATCTGGAACATACACCAGTATTACCGGTACAACAGTGACACTCGATTGTCGAGTAGAGGGAGGTAACCCCCTGGCTACACTCTCGTTGGAATGCAAGGGGACACCAATGACCGGGCAGAATGGGACCAATGCCGGCGTTACTAGGTCCAGACTGGAATTAACAATCGACGAATCCTACCACCGACGGCAGTGTGTGTGTACCGCCACACACCAGGCCAGTCCTAATGGAGTGTACGGTACAGAGTCTGTGGAGTTTAATGTGATTTGTAAGTATGACATATTTTTTCTGCATAATCTCTGTTGA